The DNA segment CTCCATGTTGTTTGAGGGAAGAAAACCCAAGAGTTCCTTTATTATCTCTATCGAGTCGCCGTCGTCCTCGGAGGCAAAATGCGCGACGCCGCTCACGGAATTGTGAACCATGGCGCCGCCAAGCTCTTCAGAGGACACCTCTTCATGCGTAACGGTCTTGATCACGTCGGGACCCGTCACGAACATGTAGCTTGTGCTCTTTGACATGATCGTGAAGTCGTTCATTACCGGGGAGTAAACGGCCCCGCCGGCGCACGGGCCCATGATCGCGGATATCTGCGGTATGACTCCCGAAGAGATGACGTTTCGGAGGAATATTTCCCCGTAAGCCCCGAGGCTCTTGACCCCTTCCTGGATTCTGGCCCCGCCGGAATCGTTAAGACCTATGATAGGCGCCCCGGTTGAGAGGGCAAGATCCATTATCTTGCATATCTTTTTTCCCTGCTCAAGGCCCAGAGAACCGCCGAAAACCGTAAAGTCCTGGGCATAGACAAACACTTGGCGCCCTTCAATTTTTCCGTAGCCCGTAACCACGCCGTCGCCGAGGATTCTCCTTTTCTCCATGCCGAAATCGGTGCAGTCGTGAAGAACGAACTTGTCAAGTTCGACAAAAGTATCCCTGTCAAGGAGCTCGGCTATTCGTTCGCGGGCCGTCTGCTTGCCGGAATCATGCTGTCTCTTGATTCTGGCTTCGCCGCCGCCTAAGCCCGCCTCTTTTTCTTTATCTTCTAGAATTCTGACTTTCTCTTTCATTAGATGCTCCAGACCCACCCACAGCTAAAAAACGGATCAGTCAATCATAACACGCGGGGACGCTGTTTCAAGACTCAACGGCGCAAAGAGCCTCGAATAAGGCACACACCTGAGCGCCCAGATTCTCCATGTCGGAGGAATTTTCTATCAGAAAATCGGCCTGGGATGCCTTTTCCGCTTCAGACATCTGGGAATCCATGCGGCGACGGATTTCCTCAGGCGACATGCCGTCGCGCTCCGCCACCCTGCGCTCCCTCAACTCCCCGGGACACGTAACCACCACCAGACCGTCGATCAGGTCATTAAGACCGCCGCTTTTGCGATCTATGAGAGATGCCTCGACGAACACCATCTGTTGCTCGTCGTCTCGGGTGGATATTCTCTCCTTTATGCGCTCAAGAATCCTAGGATGGGTTATCCGGTTTAGCCGCGCGCGCTCTCTTTCGTCTGCAAACACCACTTCGGCAAGGGCCTCGCGGTCAAGTGTGCCGTCCTCGCGGAGAATTTCCCTGCCGAAGCCGGCAACGATTTCCGCAAGCGCCGGTTCCCCTGGGCTCACGATTTCCCTCGCCACCTCATCCGCGTCCAGGGTGAAGGCCCCCAGTTCGCGAAGCATCCGCGCCACCGTCGACTTGCCCGAACCTATGTTTCCCGTGAGTCCGTATATTTTCATCTTCAAGCACTCCGGGACCTTGTAAAGTCAATTGCCCTGGCAAGGCGCCGCGCAACTGTGTCCCTGCCCAGTATCTCAACGACATCGAAGATTCCCGGGCTCTTTGTCGAACCGGTAAGCGCTACTCTTACGGGCTGGGCTATCTTCCCGAGGCCGAGACCCGTGCGCTGCATTACGCGCTCGAAGCCTCCGTGAATATCATCATGGGAAAAATTCTCAACTCGGGAGAGCTCTTCTGAGAGAAGCTCGAAAATCTCGCCGCTTCGCTCCACCAGGAATTTATCCGCCGCCTTTTCGTCGTATTCAAAATCATCGGTGAAAAAATAAAGGGACTGCTCCACAATTTCGTTCAGCGTCTCCGAACGCTCGCGCATCTGTGCGATTATTTTGCGAAGCTGTGCGGGAGGCGGTTCAGGCAGCTCCGTCTGCTTAATGAGAGAAACCACCCCTTCTGATATGCGCTCCTCGGGCAGGTCCCTTAAGTATTTTCCGTTAAGCCAGAGGAATTTCTGAGAGTCAAACACCGAAGGGGATTTACCGATGCCTTTCAGGCTGAATTTTTCAATGAGTTCCTCTACTGTAAAAATCTCCTGATCCCCGAAAGACCACCCCAGTCTCACCAGGTAGTTAAGTACCGCCTCGGGAAGATATCCGCGCAGTCGGTACTCCGTAACGGATTCCGCTCCGTGGCGCTTTGAGAGTTTTTTTCCGTCAGACCCGAGTATCATCGGAACATGGGCAAGCTTGGGCTTCGCCAGACCGAGCGCGTCGGCTATCAGTATCTGCCTCGGGGCGTTTATTATGTGGTCATCGCCCCTTATAACGTGAGATATTCCCATCTGCGCGTCATCAACCGCGGCAGCGAAATTGTAGGTCGGAAACCCGTCGGCTTTCAGTATCACGAAGTCTTCAATTTCCGAAGAGTCAAAAACTATCCCGCCGCGGACGAGATCCTCAACGGAAATCTTTTCTCCCAGGGACACGGAAAGCCTAACGGCGTAGGGTTTTCCGGGGGCGGCGCCGATCTGCGACCACTCCCTTCTGTATCTGAAGACCTCCCCTTTCTCTCTGGCTTCTTCTCTCCTGCGCGCGAGTTCCTCGGCCGCAACATAGCATCTGTACGCTTTTTCCTCGTCAACCAGCCGCTCGGCAAGTTGTCCGTAAGTGTCAAGTCGCTCTGACTGGCGGACGATTTCCCCCTGCCACTTAAGTCCGAGCCACTTAAGCGATTCTACGATCTGCCGTTCGAATTTCTCCTCGGAGCGCGCGCGGTCGGTATCCTCAATCCTGAGCAGGAAATCTCCGCCAAGACTCGCGGAAAAAAGCCAGTTGAAAATAGCGGTGCGGGCCGCTCCCACATGAAGAGCGCCCGTGGGGCTGGGAGCGAATCTTGTTACGATCTTCACAAAGACTATTTTACACGCCGAAGCGGTAAAAAAAGAAATGCTCCATGGAAGGGGGCTTGGGAGTTCTCTTGCGGCGACTGTATAATAAGGGCATGAGAATATGTTCTCTCCTCCCGAGCTCAACCGAGATAATATTCGCCCTTGGGCTTGAGGAAACCCTGGTCGGAGTAACGCACGAATGCGATTACCCTCCGCAGGCGCGAGACAAGCCCGTGGTGGTAAACAGCATTCTCGAAGGAAAAGGCAAGCTCTCAAGCGCACGCATAGACGAACTTGTAAGCAGCAGCCGCTCGGAGGGAAAAAGCGTTTATCTGATCGACTCCGAGCTCCTAAAGGAGATGAAACCGGATCTCATAGTAACCCAAGGGCTTTGTGACGTCTGCGCGGTATCTGAAAACGAGGTGACGGATGCCTGCGAAATTCTCGAGAACAGTCCTGAAATACTGTCCCTTGACCCTACCACCGTCGGCGAGATAATGGATTCCATACTGGTTCTGGGAGAAATCACGCGCACCAGAAGCAAGGCTTCGCAACTCGTAGAGAATCTTCGCAAAAGAGTCGAGACCGTCGAGAAAAAACTTTCGGGAGAAAGATACCGTCCGGGGGTTTTCTGCCTTGAGTGGCTTGACCCTCCGTATGCGGCCGGGCACTGGGTGCCGGAAATGGTAATGACGGCTGGAGGAGAACCGCTCATCTCAAGGGTGGGAGAACCTTCGTTTAAGACAAGCTGGAATGAGATACTAGAGGCGAACCCTGATTACATGATCATAATGCCCTGCGGGTTCGACATAGAAAAAACGCTTGACGGAATAGAAGAGGTAACGGGCAGGGTAAGGCAATGGCACGTACTGCGCTCCGTAAGAAAAGGCCACTGTTACGTAGTGGATGCGAATTCCTATTTCAGCAGGTCTTCACCCAGGGTAGTTGATGGAATTGAACTGCTGGCAGGAGTAATCCACCCCGACATATTTACGCAACGACCGAAGGATAACTCGGTCTTAAACTTGAAAAACCACTTCTATCTGCAGACTTTTCTCGGTTAGGATTATTGCGGAGCCTGAAAGGGATCCACTTCTCCCGAAGCAGCACCGGAATCCGAGGGAGCCGCTGCGCTAGCTTCCTGTGGAGCCGCTTGAGCAGACTGGAAAGGATCCGCATCGCCTTGGGACTCCTGAGGTTCAGGCGGAGCGGGTGGTTCGGAAGCCTGCTGCCCACCTCCTCCTCCTTCGTTTACCATAAGGAATATTCCTATGATAAGAATCACGATAGCTAACAGCACTAACTCATTCCCTTGTATAGTCATGAAATCTATCTATCCTCCTGATACTCTTTATACTACTATGTCAGGACCACGAACCTAAAGTCCGCAATAACCTGCGTCCTACCCTTAATGATACTGATTGATCGAGCGATATGTCAAGGATATTTTCAGCGCCTCAAACAGCATACGACACCCTTGAGCGGGACATGGAGCTGCAAATAGCGCTCTCGCAAATCCTCTACGGCTGCGTGCCGCACGCAACGGACGAGGAATGCCTGATGATTTTCAAGGAGAAACCGGAAAAAATCGCAGCGATTGCCGACACCCGGAAAATATCAACCCGCTTTTTCGCAGTGGAAAAAGAGGAATTCCCCTCGGTAGCCATGGAGATAAGGATAACGACGGGCAAAGATCTCAGGCTTAAGTACGAATACTTCTTCCTCACCGAGTCCTCTGAGGAAGCCCTGTTTCTGACCACCCTGACGAAATCGGGGAAGTATTTCCTTATTTTTCTCTGCGACGAGGCTCGTCATGCGCTCGCGGCGGAGATAACCGAGGCGGAGATGGAGCCGCTGAGGGAGATTGTCTCCTCGATCGGAGATGTTTGACAAAATCAGGGCTTTAAACTATTATTGCGCTAACCGCTTCGGAGAGAAATTCCAAGTTGAAGTACGCAAAGATCATAGGAACCGGTTCTTCGGTTCCCGAGACCGTGCTTTCCAATTCAGACCTGGAAAAGATGGTCGACACTTCCGACGAGTGGATTACGTCCAGGACCGGAATTAAAGAACGGAGAATCGCGGATGAAAACACTGCCGCCTCCGATGTTGCCTATGGCGCCGCCGAAAAAGCCCTGAAGGCCGCCGGCGTAAGCCCCCAGCAGCTAGACGTGATCATAGTTGGAACCATAACCCCGGATTTTATCTTCCCCTCAACCGGCTGCATTCTCCAGAGCCGCCTCGGAGCGAAGAAGGCATACGCCTTCGATCTTATGGCCGGCTGCTCGGGATTTCTTTACGCACTTCACGTCGCCGAGGGAATTATAAAATCTGGAGGCGCGGAAAAAATCCTCGTAATAGGCGCAGACGTTCTCTCGAAAGTCACTGATTTTGAGGACCGCTCAACCTGCATACTTTTCGGTGACGGGGCGGGGGCCGCAGTTCTCACCGCCTCTGACGAACCGGGAATTCTCTCATCCATTCTCAATTCGGACGGAAACGACTGGGACCTTCTCTATGTTCCGGCGGGAGGCTCGAGAACGCCGATTGACGAGGAAGTGCTTAAGAGCAGGGAGCAGTACATAAAGATGGAGGGAAACGACGTCTTCAAGGTCGCGGTCAAAAGTATGGAGTCGGCAACCATGGACGCCATCTCCAAGGCAAACGTCTCTCCCGAAGACATTGATCTCTTCGTCCCGCACCAGGCAAACTACAGGATTTTGGAAGCCGTGAGGAAAAGACTTGATTTCCCGGAGGAAAAAGTGTTCGCAAACCTCGACAAATACGGGAACACCTCAGGGGCATCCATTCCGCTCGCCCTTGACGAGGCAGTTCGCCAGGGAAGCGTAGGAGAAGGAAGTCTTGTGCTGTTCGCGGCTTTCGGAGCCGGTTTTACCTGGGGCGCTTCGGTGGTAAAGTTCTGAGCACCTTCCATGACGCCGTATCGGGCTTGTCAAGGATACGGTTTGTTTTCTTCGCGGAAAAAAGCAGAACATGACTCTTTCCTCAATCCCAGAGCTTGCAAACATCGTCCTGCCTGCGTTTCTTGTAATCGCCGCGGGTTTTCTTTTCAGCAGAACAAAGAAAATAGACATTTCCTCGATTAACGAGCTTGTGGTCTACGTGACCACGCCGTGTCTCATAATCTCGTCCCTCTCAGACTTCACGATGGACCCGTCCGTGACGGCAAGGCTGTTTCTCTCGATATCGGCGGTCATTTTCGTCACCATCATAATCGGCGGGGCGCTCGCGAAGGCACTTAAGCTTGACTCGAGGGTGTACGTGCCTCCCGTGGTTTTCGCGAACACGGGAAACCTGGGGCTTCCCCTCTGTCTTTTCGCATTCGGGCAGTACGGGTTCAACATTGCGATACTCTGTGTCGTCTCGACCATGCTGCTTCACTACACTGTGGGAATTCTGATTCTCGGGTCCGGGAAGAATCATCTGCGCGAGATATTCAGGCTTCCCCTGATATACGCCACCGTAGCCGGAATAATCATAAACTCGGTCGGCTTTCAGATCCCGGTAGTTATCGAGAGGCCAGTAGCCCTTCTCGGGGATATCACCATACCCGCGATGCTTTTCTCGCTCGGATACAAGCTCTCCGAGATGAAAATCTCCAGGCTTTGGCTTTCATTCTTCTTCGGTTCCGCGAGGATATTCCTCGGGGTCTTTCTGGGAGTACTGTTCGTAAATATGTTCGGCCTGAAGGGAGTCGAGGCGAAAGTGGTCATTCTCGAGTGCTCGATGCCTCCCGCGGTCTTTAACTTCGTGCTCGCGGAGAAATACGGGAGGGACTCGGAGACGGTCGCGTCAATAATAGTGGCCGGAACGGCAGTTTCCCTTCTGGTGCTTCCGTTCGTTATTTCGTATCTCGTAAATCAGTGAGAGTTCAGCGGGTTATGTCTCTCAGGGTGAGGCCCTCGTCCCTCAGGTAGGGCATAAGACCTTTTTTGGTGATTGTCCTCAGCGCACGGGCGGAGATTTTTACCCTCACGTATCTGTCCAGCTCCGGAACGTATATTCTCTTCCAGTGCAGGTTCGGATTCTGGCGTCTTTTAACGTGGTTGTTCGCGTGGGAAACGCTGTTTCCGAAAAGGGGCTTTTTTCCTGTTATAGCGCAGCGGCGGGCCATAGGGATCTCCTTCGACTACTTGGTCTCCTTGAAAACGACATGTTTTCTTATGACCGGGTCGTACTTTTTGAGCTCAAGGCGGTCCGGAGTATTCATCTTGTTTTTCTTCGTGTA comes from the Candidatus Dadabacteria bacterium genome and includes:
- the rpmB gene encoding 50S ribosomal protein L28 — translated: MARRCAITGKKPLFGNSVSHANNHVKRRQNPNLHWKRIYVPELDRYVRVKISARALRTITKKGLMPYLRDEGLTLRDITR
- a CDS encoding cobalamin-binding protein, which encodes MEGGLGVLLRRLYNKGMRICSLLPSSTEIIFALGLEETLVGVTHECDYPPQARDKPVVVNSILEGKGKLSSARIDELVSSSRSEGKSVYLIDSELLKEMKPDLIVTQGLCDVCAVSENEVTDACEILENSPEILSLDPTTVGEIMDSILVLGEITRTRSKASQLVENLRKRVETVEKKLSGERYRPGVFCLEWLDPPYAAGHWVPEMVMTAGGEPLISRVGEPSFKTSWNEILEANPDYMIIMPCGFDIEKTLDGIEEVTGRVRQWHVLRSVRKGHCYVVDANSYFSRSSPRVVDGIELLAGVIHPDIFTQRPKDNSVLNLKNHFYLQTFLG
- a CDS encoding AEC family transporter, encoding MTLSSIPELANIVLPAFLVIAAGFLFSRTKKIDISSINELVVYVTTPCLIISSLSDFTMDPSVTARLFLSISAVIFVTIIIGGALAKALKLDSRVYVPPVVFANTGNLGLPLCLFAFGQYGFNIAILCVVSTMLLHYTVGILILGSGKNHLREIFRLPLIYATVAGIIINSVGFQIPVVIERPVALLGDITIPAMLFSLGYKLSEMKISRLWLSFFFGSARIFLGVFLGVLFVNMFGLKGVEAKVVILECSMPPAVFNFVLAEKYGRDSETVASIIVAGTAVSLLVLPFVISYLVNQ
- a CDS encoding dephospho-CoA kinase, giving the protein MKIYGLTGNIGSGKSTVARMLRELGAFTLDADEVAREIVSPGEPALAEIVAGFGREILREDGTLDREALAEVVFADERERARLNRITHPRILERIKERISTRDDEQQMVFVEASLIDRKSGGLNDLIDGLVVVTCPGELRERRVAERDGMSPEEIRRRMDSQMSEAEKASQADFLIENSSDMENLGAQVCALFEALCAVES
- a CDS encoding glutamate--tRNA ligase, with product MRACLFLRECCLPPRACLAPAEGNRIRALLRPGFPQAQGRILSRLSSGGENIFSCPYYTVAARELPSPLPWSISFFTASACKIVFVKIVTRFAPSPTGALHVGAARTAIFNWLFSASLGGDFLLRIEDTDRARSEEKFERQIVESLKWLGLKWQGEIVRQSERLDTYGQLAERLVDEEKAYRCYVAAEELARRREEAREKGEVFRYRREWSQIGAAPGKPYAVRLSVSLGEKISVEDLVRGGIVFDSSEIEDFVILKADGFPTYNFAAAVDDAQMGISHVIRGDDHIINAPRQILIADALGLAKPKLAHVPMILGSDGKKLSKRHGAESVTEYRLRGYLPEAVLNYLVRLGWSFGDQEIFTVEELIEKFSLKGIGKSPSVFDSQKFLWLNGKYLRDLPEERISEGVVSLIKQTELPEPPPAQLRKIIAQMRERSETLNEIVEQSLYFFTDDFEYDEKAADKFLVERSGEIFELLSEELSRVENFSHDDIHGGFERVMQRTGLGLGKIAQPVRVALTGSTKSPGIFDVVEILGRDTVARRLARAIDFTRSRSA
- the rpmG gene encoding 50S ribosomal protein L33, encoding MGKSLNRVLVKMKSTESPYIYYTKKNKMNTPDRLELKKYDPVIRKHVVFKETK
- a CDS encoding ketoacyl-ACP synthase III; the encoded protein is MKYAKIIGTGSSVPETVLSNSDLEKMVDTSDEWITSRTGIKERRIADENTAASDVAYGAAEKALKAAGVSPQQLDVIIVGTITPDFIFPSTGCILQSRLGAKKAYAFDLMAGCSGFLYALHVAEGIIKSGGAEKILVIGADVLSKVTDFEDRSTCILFGDGAGAAVLTASDEPGILSSILNSDGNDWDLLYVPAGGSRTPIDEEVLKSREQYIKMEGNDVFKVAVKSMESATMDAISKANVSPEDIDLFVPHQANYRILEAVRKRLDFPEEKVFANLDKYGNTSGASIPLALDEAVRQGSVGEGSLVLFAAFGAGFTWGASVVKF